Genomic DNA from Alicyclobacillus fastidiosus:
TGTTTTGTTTCCCTGGTAGTTTATAACTAAGTCCGAAACTAAATTCTTCAACCAAAATACTTCCTTAAGCTTGGTTATCCTATCCATTTGTGCCATATGCTCAAGCAAGATGGTGTAATCCGACAAACGAATCCTAGTCAGATGAATACTTCGACCATCAACGTTTTTCACAAATTCCCCAACGTCTGGTTCGGACTGCTCCTCGTCGTATTCGACAAAAATGAGTCGTTCCTTTAAACGTCTAAAGTCCAAAGACGACTCGACACAGCCATAAATGTCTGCGAGTAACTTTTGAATACTGGCGTCTGTCAGGGAATACCCCAAAAAAATCACAGGATTTTCCGTGAATAAATGTATAAGCTTCCCCACCAAGACTCTGCTTCGACGATCTAACCTGAGATAGTCTTCGCGTGTCAGAGTTATTGATTCCGGAGCTGTTACACAACCATGCATTTTAACCAGAGTACCAATTTCACTTCCCAAAAAAATAGGCGCTCCGATAACTGCTCTGTGGGATGTAAAGATATGATCCTCTAAAAAAGAATCATAATTAGTTGTCACAACGGTCAGCATCTTCTCGTGTAATTCTTTGAGAAGTTCTATTTCAGAGCTCAACTCCACCTTGATTGAATATTGGCTCAGTGTTTCCGATATAAATCTCTTCAGTGGCGATACGTTATTTTCTTCCGAAACGTCCATATCAATCTCTCCGGCATACACCGCCATATTGAAGTCATACTCAACCTTAGAACCGATGCGTGTATATACTTCTTCTGTCATTTCAACGCTATTTGTCTCTCTCAAAGCCTGTGTTTCGTAACTCAAATACTTCTTTAATGGTTCCTCTTCATACTCGCTTATACATCTAATTAGGAGTTGTCTCCAGTTGTAATCGTTTGTTGTATACCGTTTGGAAATCCCCGACCCCACAAACAGTATTGGTAACCGCCCTGATTGACGAATGTTAGAGAAGATTGTCGCGATATCGCTCATTCTTCGTTCAACCCCAACCCGTAAATTTTAAACAATTATACCATTAAGGAGCACGTATGTCTGGGATATAGGCTAGACAAAGGATGTATGCAAGATATGTAACATTGCTGATTTGTCGTTCTTGCAAGCCATCAGGTTAGTAAAAAGGTAATACCAAACGCAGAAAAGGGTGGCCGAAGCCACCCCATCCGCATAAGGTTCGAACAATCCCAGCTAAGGACGTCACAGTTAGGATATAGCAGCTGCAGGAGCCTGTCCATCACTTACAGGAGAAGTTTGCTCCTGTTGTGCAGGTACCGGTGCGTCGATCTCCTTTGCACTCTTAAACAACGGCAGCGCGCCAATTGCATCCACCGCTTTATCCGCAGTAGCAAGCGCGGCCAATACGGATGCCTGCGTCACGGTAAGCCCGCTCTTCGCGGCCTCCGTACTGACCACCAGGGCAATTCCAGTCTTCTGGTTGGAGGTCAGATCATCCAACCGTTTTCCCGTAGCGTGTAGAACCTGCCCGGCCAGCAGAACCAGTTTGGTGTTCTGCAGCTCCGCTTCCGCGTGGCCAAGTTTCGCTTTGACCCCAGCCAATTCCGGCAGCTTAAGCAAGTCCTCGACCGCTTGGATACCATCCGCTACAAACGGCTTCGCTTCGGATGCGACTGTGACCGCTGCCTGCTCTACCTTCGCCGCTTTAGGTCCGAAGACACGATTCAAAAGATGAGTAAACGCACCACTGCCCACGATCGTTACAATCACTGCATAAATTCCAGTTGCGTTCATCATATACATCTCTCCTTTTATTTGCTTGCTTTAGGCGTGACCGTGAAATTGAACTCACCGTTGATCTTGGGATCAGTGACATCGCCAATGTTTCTGAGCGCTGCCCAATTCACATACGTATCGCCATCGACGACAAAAGCCTGAGACTCGGAACCGTTAACTTTCACCTTTGTCTCCGTAACTTGGTACTGCGGGTCAAAATGCCATACGTTCCCCACCTTCTTGTCTTGCAGTCCTGTGTCTTTCCACAGTAGGTAAACCTGGTCGCCGATTGCATAGGCATCGACCGTCTGACCGTTGACCATTACTTTCATCGGAGTTGCTTGCACGCCATTCACCTCCTCGCACCAGGACTTCAGTTCTGCGATTGTCCCTGCAAACACATTGAGATCTATCTGGTTGTACGGCGCGATCCCGGGCACCTTGAGTTGGCTATTGAGACCGGCCGTATGTTGCCAAAGGTTGTATTGCGTGATAGGACCAGCGT
This window encodes:
- a CDS encoding SIR2 family protein; translation: MSDIATIFSNIRQSGRLPILFVGSGISKRYTTNDYNWRQLLIRCISEYEEEPLKKYLSYETQALRETNSVEMTEEVYTRIGSKVEYDFNMAVYAGEIDMDVSEENNVSPLKRFISETLSQYSIKVELSSEIELLKELHEKMLTVVTTNYDSFLEDHIFTSHRAVIGAPIFLGSEIGTLVKMHGCVTAPESITLTREDYLRLDRRSRVLVGKLIHLFTENPVIFLGYSLTDASIQKLLADIYGCVESSLDFRRLKERLIFVEYDEEQSEPDVGEFVKNVDGRSIHLTRIRLSDYTILLEHMAQMDRITKLKEVFWLKNLVSDLVINYQGNKTKIIQLSDDEDGYSGDEVVVAIGKEKDMPSPLQDKGLAGLEGKDFYRDIVFDDMPAVKSKSNLLGVLVTLAKRNSNVLPVHKYLKGFDGEVDTKLKAIQSKEPKDVLNKTIEKDFSRFEEFIGEHPEISMEEIYKSDIPNVRKSNFLVLKAAFRAETQELRGFLEQHFDDIPKITGSTTNLRKMILLLDMKENKTQQGTA